In the genome of Populus trichocarpa isolate Nisqually-1 chromosome 10, P.trichocarpa_v4.1, whole genome shotgun sequence, the window CATAGTTAATTAGACGGTGACGTTTTATTTCCCACTTTGTAAAGAAAAGGGTTTGCTATGATGCAAGCTCTTTCTTCCTCTTGAAGCATCtggtttttaacaaaaaaaaatttcttgcttTCATTTTCGTTCATGGTGGTAATTAGaaggtttgttttttcatgcttattttgaatttaaattaaaaaaaatatcattagcacaccaaattaaatataaatatattacacTCCAGTTAGGGACTACGGTCTAAACGgaggttattgaaaaaaattaattttttaatatttttgaataatttaaatatactgttattaaaaataatttttttaaaaataataatttaaaaaataattccataccttttcatttatttaaaaataaaaatagtcttcatatacaaaaattgataaaagagaAACCTTTTataatcaaaccaaataaattttaagttaggCAGTGGATGATAGACATGCTTTTAAAATGGTGAAAAACTCAATCGATACAAAGCAagatcaatcaatcaatcaacttttttaacaaattagtTTGGATAAGGAAGAGGGCAAATGGTCTAGAGCTTTCCAGCGTGTAAAAATCCTTACCACAATTAGAAGGTAAATGCGATTGCCACAGCCTTCGTTTATGTTTTATGACGTCTCAAACACTGACCCCTCCCGTGGTGAAGAAGAATTCACTCGTATTTTTGTCGTCTTGTGATTTGTTTTGCCGTCAGTTTTgtggagagagaaagggaaATACAAACGGTTTCACGTTTTTGGTGTGGGTCCTGccattttgattttattgttaactAACCTTTCACAGTATGAAGGGTAACTTGGGTATTTGATCCaccaaaaaatgaagaaagctGTGCCGGTAGCCCCTCGCTGGAAGGTTTTgagagtatttttatattttagcattttaaaaaataatataatataaagagTTGCATTGCGAACTCGTGAGTTCTAAGTATAGGCTgacacattttatatatatataaaaaaaacccctgGACATACATCAAAACTCTAATTACAGCATTATCGATATTGTTAgaataatattgataaaataaattcaataacattaaaaaaaggtcACAGATGGTGACCGGAATGAGACACTTGAGCAGTTCAAATGTGTCAGGGCTCATTTGCCTTTGAACGGCTCGTGTGACACTCTCTGATCatcgttaatgattttttttgatgttgttaGATTCATCtcgttgagatttttttaatggtacaAGTAGTATCATAGTCGGGGCTTAGGTGTGTCTCTggggaaattttttatttttttctctcctctctcttctcaaaacacaaaaagtagaaaggagagaaaaaaataaagaaaaaaaaaacaccaacaagATGAATCCAATGACACTAAAAAAAGTTACGAACAATGAGTGAAGTGAGCTTCACAAGTCGTCCAAATGTGTTGGATATCACTTGCCTTCAGACGACTTGTATAGCGCACTCCGGTTATCTTTGGTAATCTTCCTTCATATCGTTGGATTCATATCATCGAGATCTTTCTAACTCTACCGGTGATGTTATCACCGAAGCTTTGGTGTGCCtctgaggtttttttatttattttttttacctttctctctcttctcgaATTATAgaggaggaaagaaaagagagaaaaaaacaaagaaacaaaaaagaaaggaaagagatcATAAAGGCACGCCAGTACTGTTGAAAATATCTGGACGAGATGAATGCAACATCATCAATGAAGATCACCAACGGTAACTGCAGTGGACCACACAAGCCTTCTGAAGGCGAATAAGCTTCGACACATTTGGACAGCTCGTGTGGCTTACTCCGGTCATTATTGATgacctttctttattttttgaattcgtCTTGTCGATATCTTTTAAACGATACTAATGGTATCATCGGATTTTCGGTGTATCTTtgaggttttctttttttcgtttcttgtttttctttcttctctttccttatttttttttgtaaattgtgTTGGTCTATTTTTAGAATTAGAGAGAGTTGAAGACGACATCTACAACTCGCAAGTTTCGGTACAACTCTTTaaactgtattatttttttatattgtattattttatctgtttcttttttagttttaaagtaaaaaaaaacttgaggttttgattgcataaatatataatatctaACCATAGTATTTTCCCGAAACATGAGTTGTacgattaagattttttaataacaagCTTCGTATGACATGTTTGTCCATGTAGATGTACTGGCACGTGGCACCTGAACATAAATTACCATCTTTATGTCATGAATTGGTCTCATTTGTCAGAGCTGTATTCCCCGTTGTtcgttaattattattattattaactataaactaaaaaaagaagagactTCATCCTTCCTCGCAAATCACTATTTCTTTAACTCCTTCTTGTATATATCAAGTTATTGATGCTTTTATAAGATTAATTATAGGTGGATTGAATCTTACACGGTCTTGGTACGTAGATTGGAAGGTTCTAGAGGAAatgattgatatatataatcaacgtgcaatattttttcatagATAATAATTTCTTGCCACTCGGTATCTATAAATCGTCAAATTCGTTGTAAAAAGATGTCTTGTTTTCATATTCATTCAACATGGCAAAATGATCTGCATGCGTCATAAATCAACGTCCTGCATGTTTGGAATGTCAATGCAATATCTacgaaaaattaaaaacaatgtatttctttctttctgacGGCAAGAGGATTGTTTTTTGACATCGATCAATGAACCTCCTAATTAAAAGTCCAAAATCCTTGTCGTTCGATGGAATTGGATCGTAGCCTAGTCATCGAGCACTAGAAAGACCTCTCAtttgtgattattattattatatgcaaATTAACCCTAACCACTTAAAGATGTGATCCAAATGCGACCTAGCCTACGCGTAACCCATTGCTTACTTAATTTTATACAACTCAACGGTCAATAGAAATGTTTGTGTCCCATTAGTGGTGAAATTGATGATTAGAAACCAAACTTGTACACGGCCCCATTGCTCCCATTATGTAAACACGCATGCTTTTTCTTAGaccttcttataaaaaaatcatgtttttgttCTTACACGTTTgtttggtgggttttttttttaaaatttttttatgtttcttaatcattttaatatgttaatgtcaaaaataaatttaaaaataaaaaatattattttaatatatttccaaacaataaatattttcaaaaataactataattacaATACTAAATACTACCATCATTACCAAGTTGTGAGGTTACATTGTTTGTGCTTTGATTTCTATAAGTTATatctcaatttaaatttaaaaaaagaatgagaaaaacaACGTATGATGACCTGTCAAATATCCATGTCCAAAGCAAAGAGTAagttttattatatcaaattttaaaaattagctaTAGCTTATCTTGCATTAATGTTTGATGTTTCaaatttggatttctttttaataaaaaataatgaaatgattaatATGGGGTCACTCTCATGAGGACAGATAACTAAGCAACCGATGTGTTAATGCCATTTTTGTCACACCGCAGCTGTGTGCGTGGAGGAATTTTTGAATTGACGGTGCACATTTTTAGTGGCTGCCGTCAGATCCCACCCACGGGGTGATGGCCAATACTAATCGCGAtttcaattaatgttttttttttttaaattactaatcAGATTAGCTTAACTCACAAGTTGTCTTTCTTCAGTCCTTTCtttacctctctctctctctaatataTTGCGGGTAAAAGAATAATTTAGCTTAGCTGACAAGTAACTCATCATCTATTTCTCAAGATTTTGACCTTTTTCTAATATGCACACGTGGATACCCATATGCTAAGAGATCAAGATGTTGACTCCTGAGCCGGTAAATTATCCAAGAACCTTACCTACACTTCTGTCATTGTAAACGACAGTCATGGAATTTTGGAGCTCCACAGTTGGTGGGTTTTGTTTTCAATCGGACCAGAGAGTGATGAGTGGTCGATTAATGATGCTTCTAGAAACTTGTAGGCTTTGTGTATCTTACACTACACGTGGCAGAAGAGAAGCCATGCATCCTTCCACCACTCTCTTCCCTGTCCGTGTCATGTTCACTCATCATCTTATTAAAGccaacttcatgatttgttctGCATGGTTGGTTCTCTAATTCCTGGGAAAGCTTAGAAAGTGATTGGCACGAAGTTTCCATGTCCAAGTTTTATCTACACGTGGCGAGATGAGAGTCGCATGTGAACAGCTCTTTACCTTCCAATCAGATTTCGTTCTTGCTTTGCTCATGCAGATGGCTGAGGTAGGTCACACTggaactttctctctccttgtaTCTCATGACATGTCCAAGAAGTGGAAAACGTGCGTGACCCCTTTCATGGTAACTAGATTGGTGGTTCAAACTGCAGCGGATTtcgggttaaattttttaaaatataaaataatatccagtgataatagtgtttttaaaggagaaaaaaatttaagatttagttcattaattgaataatcttaatttatttaatagtattattgaaaaaaagtcaatgattaataaacaaaaataaatacttgctaatattataaaaaaaaatcctctaaaTTTCTTAACATATcttgaagatattattttataacaaagtCATGATAAACGtgtagagagaaaaataaaaaaaatttaaagctcaATTATTAAAAAGACAAACGTGGAAGAAcaagctggaaaaaaaattcaatttaaaaaaattaaaaaaataaaaactcaatatgATAACccctcataaaaaaacaagaaaaattacgaagctcaagagataataaaataatatcaaataataaaaaaaattgaaaaaataaatttttaaaaaataacttaaaaaaccaaaattaaataaaaataatcttaaaaacaagTGATATAGATCACAataccaaaattattttataaaaaataaatataaaaaaatcacgaatcaagttaatttttttttcttttaatgtcaaTCTCGTCATTTCCCATGCAACCAAAGCattaaatgactaaaaaaatcatggaacacaattttattttcttaattttaaaaatatttaagtcatTCTActatacatttaaaatattaatataagaataacaaataaatcatataaaaaaaatatttttaccacCAATAGCCAGCTAAAGAATTTTGTTTGAGAAGTGCATATGATAATTTTACTATTCCACAGTGAAACTGCGAGGGCTGTATTATTAACGCTCCCGCTCTCTTCCCGCCAGCAACTTCCATTTTGTGAGATGCTCGGCTTTGCGATTTTGGACCAAGAAgcttttcaaaatctaaaaataattctatttCAATCAGCAATTACAAATACAGTGGAACATgacaaacaaagaaacaaatgaaCGAGGtgagagagagaacaaaaaaaaatcaactgaaaAGGCAGTGtaaatcagaataaaaaacCATCGGAATCCTTTCCAATCTTTGTTGTAAAAAAGTACTCAAAATTTGGGGCAACCGCAGGGCAAAAACACTCTCCAAAAGGCTTTTTGGCTTGACCTTGACAGAGCAGAGCTTCTGCGACAAGGTTTGATGTCTACTCGCAGCACGCTGGCTGGTGCTCCTTCTGCAACTTCTCCCAAAGACATAATACTAACCTTGGGCTTTGATAATGGGCAAGAATATAATCTGTTTCACATCCAGCATTATAAAACCTGTCATCGGTCATGTAATGCACTTCTTGACCACTGTTCTTGAATTGCTCAATCCATATGCCCATCGCAACATCTTCTAGTTTAAAAAGCTGACAAAAAGCAGAAAGATAATTaagagaaagcaagaagaaCCAACAGATGATGTAGCTCCATTGTTCTTTTCTTATGCTTGAAATAAATGCATCAACTCCAAGGACAGAGAGAGATGAAAGATGTACAATCGTAATAACATAGAAGGTGTTTAGTATTCTTCGACTTGGAAACCAAAAAACATGATCTTGTTTCTTGAATTCTTCATTAGCTTTTTTTGCAGTTCCCTAGATGTCAAGGAAAACCTTTCCACATTTTCATGCTTgcatttaaatgataaaaacatgtGACGGGTGGCTTACCAAGCAGAGGAGAGAAGCAAGACCACTCAAAGCAGATCCTAACACCTAATGAATATTGCAATAGCATTTCTCACCTTTTAAGAGAAATTTACCTTGAGATCTCTTTCCTGGTGGCCTCGGACAATGAACTTTGCAATGTCCCGTGATATAATGTAACCGGGGCCATGAGCCCATGGTGGATATGCATCATGTGGCCATTCCTGCAAAAAATGACAttcagcaaaataaaataaaaaactatccgGGTAAGAGGTGAATCAGAATGCAGCAGAACAAATATAATCAATATGCAACTCAACCAGGAATTGGGGTGCTTGCCTCGTTGCTGATATACCATTTGCTGTCTCTATCCCTGTGAGGCGATGAATCAAGGGATATGCGACCATACAAGAGACCATTTGATGGCTTTTCCTTGAGGCTTGTGAGTACTTGATCAATCCTAACAAAAGCATCGTCGTCTGTTTTCATTATGTATTTAGCAGGGAGAATTTTGGTCTGCATATTCAGCAAAGATAAATGAGTAACAAAACAGGTAAAGGAGACTGAGAAAGTGGTTTAAGTACAAATCATTACATACTCCCATAATGCAGATTGCAATTGTTTTCAAACTTATCAGGCTGTAATAATCGACGAAAGGCATCAATTGGATATCTCCATATACCAGGGCTTCTTTCCACAGCTCAAGATTGACTTGACTGTTCTTGTGCTGCAGGgatgaaaaataccaaattatttatcaaataatttttctgaATGCAACCATGTTGCACATCTTAGGCATGATTTgcataaaaccaaattaattatcaaagatGCTAAATGGTTGTATATTATTTTACCCAATATTTATCAGAAAAAAGGCTCACGTAGCATGAGCCACATAAGATTGGCAGTCTCAGGAAGTAGCATTCATTAATGCATTTCAACTATTAAGAGACATTAACCAATACATTGCACATACAGCTAAAATGTAATCTAAATTGCAGAAAATATAGCACATCGGAAGTTAGAAGAATATGGAGATTgtctttttgtgtgtgtgtgtgtgtgaagttTGCCATGGACTACAACTCATCACTTACCAGGCCAATGAAAAATCGCACAGCTACATCCCCTGAGCGTGCAGCCTCATATTGCATCCAAGACCTCCTCAGTGCCATGCGACGCTCGAAATTATTTCCAGTGGAGAAAATCCCAATCAACATTACAAGTCTCTTTCTTGTTACCAGTGGAGCTTTCAGGTGCTCAACATCCACCACTAAGTCATTATCTTCAGGTACAGGCAACCCTCTTGCCAAGGCAGATAAAATGTCCACACCACCAGTCACTTTGACCCCGCTCACTAACCATGGTTCAAGTTTCTGCACATAGAGAGTGAATCCAATGGGATGCTCGCTACTATGAAGCTGATATAATATCAACAAGTTATCATTccaatttttttaactgtttatAACACCATACCTTACCTCCCTGTACACAAAAGATGTTTCATGCCTTCCATTTACTGTCATATGGAATCCCTCCAAACCAACCCATAATGTAGCAGTGAAAGCATTTCCTTCAACAAATGGGAAATTAGCTCTTTCATGGGCAATTCCTTGGGAAACATTGGCTGATACATCACCAACAGAGCTGGCATTTCCATTTTCTTCCATGGTGCTTCTGACAACTTTTTCATTGCAAAGCACAAGTCCATCAACTGTCATATTAACTAATAGGTTAGATTACCGTTGCTATTTCAAGAATCTTTAGATAATGTTGCTATTTCAAGAATCTAACTTCAAACTTCTTTTCCATGTAAAAGGTGGGGGAATGGAAAATACTCCAATACTCTAGAAGTATCCACCATTCCATACTCCATCCACTTAAATAAAGCCATGTGTACTAATTGATATATCATATTAAAGttgatatgaattttatttgtattttcatatattgtTTCTATTTTCCTAAATCACCTGAATCATAGTAATTTTAATGATGATTGTCAATGAGTACATATGGCTTCATTTAAGTTAATGGAATAAGGAGTGGTGGGTAATCCTGGAGTACTGGAGTGTTTTTCAAGGGGGAATAGGCATTGGGATTAGATGCAACTAGGAAAAGAGGTGGTGTGAGAGAAAAAATCCTTCAAAAAGGACTAGGATGCCAGTTCTAATGATAAGGTTATTCTAATGttcgttttttttccttttaagttcAATGTGGTAAGTGAGTTCCAGTCCATTACAAAAACCAgacaaaatttgaaatatgTTCAAGACAGAGAGCAGATACATTTGTTTACAGTTACCGCAGCCGAGTACTTGACATGATATTTTTCCCTAAAACAGTGGTGCTATAATCCTATGCTAGTTTAAATGCAATCCAATGGAAGATTatgaaaaattctttttaaatgtaACCAAGCACCAGCTCTATGGCATCTAAAGCTTGTCATAAAATGATGGTATCCAAAATATAAGACATGATCATACTATTATAACAGTTCAAATCAAGGATGAGTTTCGTGAAGGAAATCAAAACAAAGCGGGCGCAAATTTCCCAGATCCAGTGTTGTATGATAGactatttgataaataaaacagCCTAATCTGTGGAGGGAAATGAAGCAAAGcccaagaagaaattaaaactgAAGCAGCATCCTTCTACAATACCAGCACGTTTACCATAATTCTCTTCTATAATTGCTGTCACATGAAAGGACTCCTGACCAAAGCAATATGGATATTCCAATTTATATCATATCTATTTCCATTCGAGGTACTTGCTTAACTAAATTATACCAACACTATTTTATTGATGGTACCTACCAAGAAAACATTGTAAagtaaggttgtcaattccgtttcggtaggtgttttgttttttcaattggaatggaatgtttcagtttcggagtgtttcaGCGTACCGTTTCGAGGTtgtactgtttatatatatattcaacaaacataattcaaattcaagataaattaattataaattatgcaatacaaacacaatgttaaacaaatataatttcaaaatttaaaatatttctaaatagtcaagattaaatagatctttaacttaaagtaattcaacttaaacaaaatatcaaaatattatgaaagtaaaatgttttaacacaaatattttaaatataaagttaggtcaatgtcatcaaggctaatggaatctaaagcattccttattttgctcaaattcctacaaagtataaacatgaaaaaaacaacatgaatataaaccatatatattttaaaaaattaatatcattgttaatgaaaatagtaataataattttcaatattattattaatatcattgttattgaaaatagtaatgaaaaagagatttttatacttaggtggtttaattaattaaattgaacaaggtttaatttgattcaacggcttttcaagagcggaacggaacatgtggaatggaaccggaacgttccggccgaaatttagccgaaaaatccggaacggaccgagatttaaaatgagatgaaaattgttccgttttgttccgttttttgaattggtatggaatgtttcggccaATCCGGGCGAAACGGAACGAAATTGACAACCTATGTAAACCGAAACATCATTAGTTAATTTAACTAATGTAttcacaagattaaaaaaaaaataacacataagATTACCAAGTGCCACTAGTCCAATGGCTGCACGGACAACGAGTAATGTTTGCGTCTAGCATTTAATTATGGAATGTTTAAGCAATACAATGTTAAAACATGGGAGTTGCATTAATTCTAGAACAACTGCAGGTATGGACTCCAGATAATGCATTGTCACAAACAAGAaagaatcaaaatgatttatacCTTTTGGGATGTTAACAGATCTATGACTAGGacatctttcttcttttccccAGCCATATTCTTTAGTCCATGTATTCTGCACAACAAATGGCTCCTCTGTCATATTGTCTCCTGGTAGGCTCACATTGTACTGCAAGATAATAGGAGGGTTTGACTCCACTGGAAGTTGAGACCCTAGAAGTTGAATCTGAAAGCTTCTGCTGTGCCCATCTGGAATGCCAAGTACTGAAATGGAAGAATCTTCAGCTAGACCACAAGGGATATCAAGAATTGTTTCACCACTTGATGTTGTCAAATCAATTGTGCTTACAGAGTATGGACAGTTCTTATCCTCTGTTTTGTTAATATTGGAGAGCTGGGCAGCCTTGTTTTCCTTGATTTTGGACAATAAGTCCTTCCATGCTATCGAAGCCTCTCTAATCCCCTGATTTGTTTCAGGCAAAGCATCAGACCTTGACAGCAGCAAACGCATCTGAAACCAAACAACCAAGGCATTTGATTCATCCTTGGAAATATTGTTTTGAGCATACAAATCACTAAGCCCTTCAACATTTATATAATgtggcttcttggatgattttgttGCTTTCTTCAGTTCCAATTGAGGAGATTTAGCAGGATGGTTGTCCTTCAAATGAGAATCACCAGCTGGATGATTTCggaaaaaatcatatgattgCTTTTTTTGTGTCCGAGTTCCCATAAGGCTATAACTGAAAACCAGAATTATTGCAAGAGCTATGATCACAACCCCTCCGGACCATTTCTTCATTTTGAACATAGACAAAGCTATTTTCAATGATTTCATTCTTGCACATCCCAAATAATCAGACTCGTCTATGTAGCACTGTCATAAGCAATAAAACCTGCAAATAAGAATGTAGCCTCATTCTTGAATTTTCGCcttcaatttgaatttattcTGTTATAATTTTTACTCTGTCCAAACCAACCAATGATGATAGATTTGAGAGAGTTTTCAACATTACCGGTCAAAAAATAGCTGATTTAAATCAGAGAAAGCACGgcagaagaaataaaataaatggcaCAAATCTCGATAAAATCCAAGCAAATGAAAAGACCGGACTCAAGCAAGCTTGCTAGAGCCAATTTGAAAAGGCAAGCTGAGCTTTTCATGTATCATATTCTAGGAACACACCCATAATTCTGTTTTCCATTCTTTTCATCTTTATTCGCAGGAACTATGCCAAAGTAGCAAAGCACAACTACCAAGTTCTAGCACTAATAAATTAATagatcatcttcatcttcacaTATCAAAGCACAATCTTAATCACCTCCTGTACCAAATCACATAC includes:
- the LOC7468125 gene encoding hydroxyproline O-galactosyltransferase GALT3 isoform X1 produces the protein MKSLKIALSMFKMKKWSGGVVIIALAIILVFSYSLMGTRTQKKQSYDFFRNHPAGDSHLKDNHPAKSPQLELKKATKSSKKPHYINVEGLSDLYAQNNISKDESNALVVWFQMRLLLSRSDALPETNQGIREASIAWKDLLSKIKENKAAQLSNINKTEDKNCPYSVSTIDLTTSSGETILDIPCGLAEDSSISVLGIPDGHSRSFQIQLLGSQLPVESNPPIILQYNVSLPGDNMTEEPFVVQNTWTKEYGWGKEERCPSHRSVNIPKVDGLVLCNEKVVRSTMEENGNASSVGDVSANVSQGIAHERANFPFVEGNAFTATLWVGLEGFHMTVNGRHETSFVYREKLEPWLVSGVKVTGGVDILSALARGLPVPEDNDLVVDVEHLKAPLVTRKRLVMLIGIFSTGNNFERRMALRRSWMQYEAARSGDVAVRFFIGLHKNSQVNLELWKEALVYGDIQLMPFVDYYSLISLKTIAICIMGTKILPAKYIMKTDDDAFVRIDQVLTSLKEKPSNGLLYGRISLDSSPHRDRDSKWYISNEEWPHDAYPPWAHGPGYIISRDIAKFIVRGHQERDLKLFKLEDVAMGIWIEQFKNSGQEVHYMTDDRFYNAGCETDYILAHYQSPRLVLCLWEKLQKEHQPACCE
- the LOC7468125 gene encoding hydroxyproline O-galactosyltransferase GALT3 isoform X2; the encoded protein is MTEEPFVVQNTWTKEYGWGKEERCPSHRSVNIPKVDGLVLCNEKVVRSTMEENGNASSVGDVSANVSQGIAHERANFPFVEGNAFTATLWVGLEGFHMTVNGRHETSFVYREKLEPWLVSGVKVTGGVDILSALARGLPVPEDNDLVVDVEHLKAPLVTRKRLVMLIGIFSTGNNFERRMALRRSWMQYEAARSGDVAVRFFIGLHKNSQVNLELWKEALVYGDIQLMPFVDYYSLISLKTIAICIMGTKILPAKYIMKTDDDAFVRIDQVLTSLKEKPSNGLLYGRISLDSSPHRDRDSKWYISNEEWPHDAYPPWAHGPGYIISRDIAKFIVRGHQERDLKLFKLEDVAMGIWIEQFKNSGQEVHYMTDDRFYNAGCETDYILAHYQSPRLVLCLWEKLQKEHQPACCE